From a region of the Teredinibacter turnerae genome:
- a CDS encoding succinate dehydrogenase assembly factor 2, whose amino-acid sequence MDINRLRWASRRGMLELDLVLLPFLENHFHSLTAEEQQLFEALLECEDQDLFNWFLRKNLPDDENLRRIVTIILSHTGLQDGR is encoded by the coding sequence ATGGATATTAACAGATTGCGCTGGGCGAGCCGAAGAGGCATGCTCGAACTCGATTTAGTGCTTTTGCCGTTCCTGGAAAATCACTTTCATTCACTCACCGCAGAGGAACAACAGCTTTTTGAAGCTCTGCTAGAGTGCGAAGATCAAGACCTGTTTAACTGGTTTCTACGCAAAAACCTGCCAGACGATGAAAACCTGCGGCGAATCGTCACAATTATTCTTTCGCACACCGGCTTGCAAGATGGCCGCTAG